The following are encoded together in the Coffea arabica cultivar ET-39 chromosome 1c, Coffea Arabica ET-39 HiFi, whole genome shotgun sequence genome:
- the LOC113720313 gene encoding receptor-like protein EIX1 yields MTMGGSTHFSVFLLVAIILLCSSSKTVNATCYASEKQALMDFKKDLEDPYGRLLSWIHDVDCCKWEGVVCSNRSGRVIQLHLQRPVPEIHVVGDEEESPLSGKISHSLQNLTHLRYLDLSLNDFSGIPIPSFFGSLRSLRYLNLSGAGFQGMVPYQLGNLSSLRTLSIGGNPSDLQVDNLQWLVGLSNLEHLDMSRMNLSTASNWLEEFQIPFHLGYSTHHWIPYTFLTIKSMEASLTFCVK; encoded by the exons ATGACCATGGGTGGATCAACCCATTTCTCTGTTTTCTTACTCGTCGCAATAATTTTACTCTGTTCTTCCAGCAAAACTGTAAATGCAACTTGCTATGCAAGTGAGAAACAAGCTCTTATGGACTTCAAGAAAGACTTGGAAGATCCCTATGGCAGACTCTTGTCTTGGATTCACGACGTTGATTGCTGCAAATGGGAAGGAGTTGTTTGTAGCAACCGAAGTGGCCGCGTGATTCAACTTCACCTTCAGAGGCCTGTTCCTGAAATTCATGTCGTTGGTGATGAGGAAGAATCACCATTAAGCGGTAAAATCAGTCATTCGTTACAAAATTTGACTCACTTGCGTTACCTTGATCTAAGTCTAAATGATTTCAGTGGAATTCCAATTCCCAGTTTTTTTGGGTCTCTCAGAAGTCTAAGGTACCTGAATTTATCTGGAGCTGGATTTCAAGGAATGGTTCCCTATCAGCTTGGAAACCTATCAAGTTTACGCACTTTAAGCATAGGAGGCAATCCGTCCGATCTTCAAGTTGATAACCTGCAATGGTTGGTTGGTCTCTCTAATCTGGAGCACCTAGACATGAGTCGCATGAACCTTAGTACGGCGTCTAATTGGCTAGAG GAATTTCAGATACCATTCCACCTTGGCTATTCAACTCATCATTGGATACCGTATACCTTTCTCACAATCAAATCCATG GAGGCA